From a single Paenibacillus sp. FSL R5-0345 genomic region:
- a CDS encoding GNAT family N-acetyltransferase, which translates to MNQNDRILLKLRKEPLKNVSLLKMITSFQEVMKTHLVEQGDQWGVLLLLPASAYAYDHRVYPQADYIVFMDYSSPDVFPALFQLLPSQAMFVFKLQDLRYREALSSHFSMEKVRGFYSYSTTEGQIFPKDEEVVISHAVDDRLLPLWAANHYTKDEIEDYFQTGAFSVSIFLGNNPISTCLAFRNEETIWEIGAVHTLESAQRNGYAKKVVRTALQETLEHGFIPRYHVLETNHASIRLAESIGLVPCVQLEHWINYIQ; encoded by the coding sequence ATGAACCAGAATGACCGAATTTTGCTCAAATTGCGCAAGGAACCATTGAAGAATGTCAGTTTGTTAAAGATGATAACCTCATTTCAAGAAGTCATGAAGACACATCTGGTAGAGCAAGGAGATCAATGGGGCGTTTTATTGCTTCTTCCTGCCTCAGCCTACGCATATGATCATAGAGTATATCCTCAAGCGGATTACATTGTATTTATGGATTACAGCAGCCCAGATGTATTTCCGGCTCTATTTCAGCTGCTGCCTTCGCAAGCAATGTTTGTTTTTAAACTGCAAGATCTGAGGTACAGGGAGGCATTATCTTCACATTTTTCAATGGAGAAAGTCCGAGGGTTCTACTCATATAGTACAACGGAGGGACAAATCTTTCCGAAAGACGAAGAAGTTGTTATCAGTCATGCGGTTGATGACAGATTACTTCCGCTGTGGGCTGCTAACCATTACACTAAAGACGAAATAGAAGACTATTTTCAAACTGGTGCTTTTTCCGTGTCAATCTTCCTAGGGAACAATCCAATCAGTACTTGCTTAGCGTTCCGTAATGAAGAGACCATATGGGAAATCGGTGCAGTACATACTTTAGAATCCGCTCAAAGAAATGGGTACGCGAAAAAGGTGGTCCGAACAGCCCTACAAGAAACATTAGAACATGGGTTTATTCCACGCTATCATGTGCTTGAAACCAATCATGCGTCCATCCGATTAGCTGAATCCATTGGACTCGTTCCTTGTGTACAGCTTGAACACTGGATTAACTACATCCAATAA
- a CDS encoding DUF4190 domain-containing protein, translated as MSYQPNEQQNYFPPPPPPTPMNGKSIAGFVLGVLSIIVPYIGFLLGIVAIILSALSLKEIRIRYEQGRGLAIAGLVCGIVGTLLYAILILLFLLFVYAAASYPSY; from the coding sequence ATGAGCTACCAACCGAACGAGCAACAAAACTATTTCCCACCGCCGCCCCCACCTACACCAATGAATGGCAAGTCAATTGCCGGATTCGTCTTAGGTGTCCTCTCCATAATCGTTCCTTATATCGGATTTTTGTTAGGGATTGTAGCAATTATACTTTCTGCCCTCTCCCTAAAGGAAATCCGGATACGGTATGAGCAAGGAAGAGGTTTAGCTATCGCGGGATTGGTATGTGGTATTGTCGGCACTCTACTTTACGCCATATTAATTTTACTTTTTCTTTTGTTTGTATACGCAGCAGCCAGTTACCCCTCTTACTAA
- a CDS encoding response regulator, translated as MNILIADDERVIREGIKRTIRSIYPDYCVYVAASTEEAVKIMEEHSIHIVLTDILMPGMNGLEFMRISKRRYPYVKWVVISAHSEFAYAQEAVRLGARDYLLKPIGKSKLLEIISNLTQEIEQDRKLIKDEDRLRSSLKFLREGVFQRLASGFNLGNLDISQLIEDHQYFYLILLQMDAGDKNVRIEHFIVENVLTELIERDGSGFVVSYDRQSLLGLITLREEARLEAFLDDGRTYLKQYLKIPFQMIHSGLSYDINSVPQIVTSLREAANSQVLDLAPAKGSGEKAIDIALQYVKEHYYEDLSLEKISSVVFLNPVYFSQLFKQKTGQGYKEYVTSLRLEQAKLLLVNSKLKVAEIAERIGYQDMRHFTQMFRKRFLLTPTEYRQQLHKGAY; from the coding sequence GTGAACATTCTCATAGCTGATGATGAACGGGTGATCCGCGAAGGGATCAAGCGTACTATAAGAAGTATTTATCCAGATTATTGTGTATATGTTGCAGCATCAACAGAAGAAGCTGTCAAGATTATGGAGGAACACTCCATTCATATCGTCTTAACAGATATCCTTATGCCTGGTATGAATGGCCTGGAGTTCATGAGGATTTCTAAGCGGAGGTATCCTTATGTCAAATGGGTAGTCATCTCTGCTCACAGTGAGTTTGCCTACGCGCAGGAGGCTGTTCGTCTTGGGGCGAGAGATTATTTACTTAAACCGATCGGCAAAAGCAAGCTGCTTGAGATTATCAGTAACTTAACGCAAGAAATTGAGCAGGATCGTAAGCTCATTAAAGATGAAGACCGATTAAGGTCAAGTCTGAAATTTTTAAGAGAAGGTGTGTTTCAGAGACTCGCATCTGGCTTTAATCTCGGCAATTTAGATATCAGTCAATTGATAGAAGATCATCAATATTTCTATTTGATTTTGCTGCAAATGGATGCGGGTGATAAAAACGTTCGTATAGAACATTTTATTGTTGAGAATGTATTAACTGAGTTGATAGAGCGAGACGGGAGCGGGTTTGTGGTCAGCTACGACCGACAGAGTTTGCTGGGCTTAATCACCTTAAGGGAAGAGGCGCGATTAGAAGCTTTTCTGGATGATGGGCGGACATATTTGAAGCAATATTTAAAAATACCCTTCCAAATGATTCATTCCGGACTAAGCTATGATATAAATTCTGTCCCACAGATCGTAACGAGCTTAAGAGAGGCCGCGAATTCGCAAGTATTGGATTTAGCACCTGCGAAAGGAAGCGGTGAAAAAGCCATCGACATCGCATTGCAATATGTAAAGGAACACTATTACGAAGACCTCAGTTTGGAAAAGATTTCGTCTGTTGTATTTTTGAATCCGGTCTACTTTAGTCAATTATTCAAACAGAAAACGGGTCAGGGGTATAAGGAGTACGTTACATCTTTACGATTAGAGCAAGCGAAGCTGCTGTTAGTGAATTCGAAGCTTAAGGTGGCAGAAATCGCTGAACGTATTGGATATCAGGACATGCGACATTTTACACAGATGTTTCGCAAGCGGTTCCTCTTAACTCCGACGGAATATCGTCAGCAGCTTCACAAAGGAGCATACTAA
- a CDS encoding cache domain-containing sensor histidine kinase — protein sequence MRNSFHSIHHRLFLLFLFCMSSILLIVSLLYYNRTTVQFHEKISDLSQKNVAQTADLFSLLYKGYDSLSKSLSNNFELIRLINETSNEPAVAYINEQTITNILGAIFYSRDDLVGIHVITDKGKIYNYGNYMNVVDPDYMKEDWYHQLQASSGKMVWLGVYEHSLIDQVEDSPVFAFGRQIYDLNEHKPIGIVLYETNPKPVLDALDNVKLGEHSQVYLMSQDGRFVSSAEDQEPDLTQLPSLQNSQNVVVEQTANRLLVASKLSFSGWWVLSITPNRDLNVELVEMKRYLFIVFSILILVSTLIASIVSRTISLPLKKVIREMKQVEIGNFRGMVNVSSYQEINILVASFNRMVRRIEELIERVKLSSVSEKNAELHALQSQVNPHFLYNTLDMIYWMLDEEGNEQLGELVLSLSSMFRYSSHWEVDVEVTLREELEQIGHYLNIISIRLEGRLRIEINIDERWLEVRLPKMTVQPVIENAVKHGLESLDRQGILKVSILEETGVLNIVVQDNGKGMDAEKLNALVESLDRPSTKENGKMGIGLQNLHQRLQHMFGESYGLVIRSLPGEGTEVAIVLPISQEGERSREHSHS from the coding sequence TTGAGAAATAGCTTTCATTCCATTCACCATCGATTGTTTTTGCTGTTTCTTTTTTGTATGTCTAGCATTCTATTAATTGTGAGTCTACTCTATTACAACCGGACAACCGTACAGTTTCATGAAAAAATAAGCGATTTGTCGCAGAAAAATGTCGCTCAGACGGCGGATCTATTCAGCTTGCTGTACAAGGGGTATGACAGTCTCTCTAAATCACTCAGCAATAACTTTGAATTAATACGTCTGATAAATGAAACAAGCAATGAGCCCGCTGTAGCCTATATCAATGAACAGACGATTACAAATATTCTCGGCGCTATATTTTATTCTCGGGATGATCTTGTTGGTATCCATGTCATTACAGATAAAGGTAAGATCTATAATTACGGAAACTATATGAATGTGGTTGATCCCGATTATATGAAGGAAGATTGGTACCATCAGCTGCAGGCTTCCTCCGGTAAAATGGTCTGGCTCGGCGTCTATGAACATTCTCTTATCGATCAAGTGGAGGATAGTCCTGTGTTTGCCTTCGGCCGTCAGATTTACGATCTCAATGAACATAAACCAATTGGCATTGTTCTGTACGAAACGAATCCGAAGCCTGTTCTAGATGCGCTTGATAATGTGAAGCTGGGTGAGCATAGCCAGGTGTATTTAATGTCGCAGGATGGGCGATTCGTATCCTCTGCCGAAGATCAGGAACCTGATTTAACTCAGCTACCGTCTTTGCAGAACTCCCAGAATGTTGTGGTCGAACAGACAGCCAATCGTCTGCTTGTCGCTTCTAAACTGTCCTTCTCCGGTTGGTGGGTGCTTAGTATCACTCCTAATCGTGATCTAAATGTTGAGTTGGTAGAGATGAAACGTTATCTGTTCATTGTATTTTCAATTCTTATTCTCGTCTCTACTTTGATAGCTTCTATTGTTTCACGAACGATTTCTTTGCCGCTTAAAAAGGTGATTCGAGAGATGAAGCAAGTGGAGATCGGTAATTTTCGGGGAATGGTGAATGTTTCATCTTATCAGGAGATTAATATTCTTGTTGCTTCGTTTAATCGGATGGTTCGCCGGATCGAAGAACTAATCGAGCGGGTAAAACTTTCTTCCGTCAGTGAGAAGAATGCTGAGCTTCATGCCTTGCAATCCCAAGTGAACCCACATTTTCTATACAATACTCTGGATATGATTTATTGGATGCTGGATGAGGAAGGGAATGAGCAGCTAGGCGAGCTTGTGCTCTCGTTATCTTCTATGTTTCGGTACAGCAGTCATTGGGAAGTTGACGTAGAAGTCACGCTACGAGAAGAGCTGGAACAAATCGGGCACTATCTAAATATTATTTCTATCCGGCTGGAAGGTCGTCTACGGATTGAGATAAATATAGATGAACGATGGCTTGAGGTTCGCCTTCCCAAGATGACTGTACAACCGGTCATTGAAAATGCTGTAAAACATGGCTTGGAATCGCTCGATCGTCAAGGTATTCTGAAGGTGAGTATACTTGAAGAAACTGGAGTGCTGAACATCGTCGTTCAGGATAATGGCAAAGGTATGGATGCAGAGAAGCTGAATGCATTAGTGGAATCCTTGGATCGGCCATCAACGAAAGAAAATGGAAAAATGGGGATAGGTCTTCAGAATCTACATCAGCGGCTCCAGCATATGTTCGGAGAATCCTATGGGCTTGTGATTCGAAGTTTACCTGGAGAGGGAACCGAGGTTGCTATCGTGCTGCCGATTTCGCAGGAAGGAGAGCGTAGTCGTGAACATTCTCATAGCTGA
- a CDS encoding carbohydrate ABC transporter permease, whose product MRNVKHKRPKRPYKDGKRLSEKYKNNVFRETNTFLYFKKGLVYLLFAIPVVTQLYPLLWLMLYSLKTNEEILGGSFFSFPKIFQWHNYSEAYKAGSYLKYLSNSVIVTGVTMIFVILLSSMVAYAISRFRWRYGNLVMTIFLMGMMIPMQATLLPLMIIFKNMHILNTHLSLILPYVAFSTPIAVFILSGFMKSIPHEIEESAFIDGASVYRIFRTIILPVSIPPVMTVCILTFINIWNEYILAATFISSEKLKTLPFGVYTFVSQYSVNYGNIGAFLVMGALPVILIYFFLSNQITKGMVAGAVKG is encoded by the coding sequence ATGCGGAATGTCAAGCATAAACGCCCAAAGCGTCCTTACAAGGACGGTAAGCGTTTAAGCGAGAAATATAAGAATAATGTATTCCGTGAAACTAATACGTTCTTATATTTTAAAAAAGGACTCGTGTATCTTCTCTTTGCGATTCCTGTCGTTACCCAGTTATATCCTCTTCTATGGCTAATGCTCTATTCCTTAAAGACTAATGAAGAGATTTTGGGAGGAAGTTTTTTCTCGTTTCCTAAAATATTTCAGTGGCATAACTATAGCGAAGCTTATAAAGCCGGTAGTTATCTAAAGTATTTATCCAACAGTGTTATAGTTACCGGTGTAACAATGATCTTCGTCATTCTGCTTAGCTCGATGGTAGCTTATGCGATCTCTCGCTTTCGTTGGCGTTACGGCAACTTGGTCATGACGATATTCTTAATGGGAATGATGATTCCCATGCAGGCCACTTTGCTGCCATTGATGATCATTTTCAAAAATATGCATATTCTAAATACGCATTTGTCGCTCATATTGCCTTATGTAGCTTTTTCAACGCCTATAGCAGTGTTTATTCTAAGTGGGTTTATGAAGAGTATTCCGCATGAAATCGAAGAATCGGCGTTTATCGATGGGGCGAGCGTATATCGGATCTTCCGCACGATTATTCTACCGGTCTCTATACCGCCGGTAATGACAGTATGTATTCTAACGTTTATTAACATTTGGAATGAGTATATCTTAGCGGCAACCTTCATTTCCTCCGAGAAATTGAAAACCTTGCCCTTTGGCGTCTACACGTTCGTTAGTCAGTATTCTGTAAACTATGGGAATATCGGTGCATTTCTAGTCATGGGTGCGTTGCCCGTCATTTTAATCTATTTCTTCTTATCTAACCAGATCACAAAAGGAATGGTAGCAGGGGCAGTAAAAGGCTAA
- a CDS encoding carbohydrate ABC transporter permease has product MKVLKVPARTIAVFVLPCLLLYVCLVFAPILVSFYTGLLQWDGITTTKTFAGLANFKEMFFHDPVFWPSVRRTLLYAVASMVEIPFCLLMAILLNRYVRKGNTLVSIYFTPVILSVVIIGQLWKTIYDPVSMGGMLNGVLISLGLDNWTHNWITEPKIAMFALYAVSLWQYFGYHLLIQYTGVQNIPDELYEAAKIDGADGFKADRYITFPLIIPIFKISIVLAFIGSLQAFDLVMVMTAGGPAHATDVISTHMYNSSFLSFKYGYGSAIASFLVILCLVFTAGINTIFNKLEKKFS; this is encoded by the coding sequence ATGAAGGTACTAAAGGTTCCAGCGCGCACAATCGCCGTCTTCGTGTTACCTTGCCTGCTTTTGTATGTGTGCTTGGTGTTTGCTCCTATCCTAGTATCCTTTTATACAGGATTGCTGCAATGGGACGGAATTACGACTACGAAAACATTTGCTGGACTTGCTAATTTCAAAGAGATGTTTTTTCATGATCCAGTGTTTTGGCCATCCGTAAGGAGGACTTTGCTCTATGCGGTTGCTTCTATGGTGGAAATTCCATTTTGTTTGCTGATGGCTATTCTTCTAAATCGGTATGTGAGAAAAGGAAACACTTTAGTTTCTATTTACTTTACGCCGGTTATTTTGTCAGTGGTTATCATTGGGCAGCTCTGGAAAACGATCTATGATCCGGTCTCCATGGGAGGGATGTTGAACGGCGTTCTGATCTCACTTGGACTAGATAACTGGACTCACAATTGGATCACAGAACCTAAAATTGCGATGTTCGCGCTCTATGCAGTATCTCTTTGGCAATATTTCGGCTACCATTTGCTGATTCAATATACCGGGGTTCAGAATATTCCGGATGAGCTGTATGAAGCGGCAAAGATTGATGGGGCTGACGGATTCAAAGCCGACCGATATATCACTTTTCCGTTGATTATTCCAATCTTTAAAATATCTATCGTACTCGCATTTATAGGGTCATTGCAGGCTTTTGATCTTGTTATGGTTATGACAGCCGGTGGACCAGCTCATGCTACAGATGTGATTTCCACACATATGTACAACAGTTCATTCCTATCTTTTAAATATGGATATGGCAGTGCGATCGCTTCGTTCTTGGTTATTCTGTGTCTTGTGTTTACTGCTGGCATTAATACTATCTTTAATAAGCTCGAGAAAAAATTCAGTTAG
- a CDS encoding extracellular solute-binding protein, translated as MVSKKMKATSTIALSAALVLSMAACGNSNNNESKGATESKGNTATKAPDAGTTKTDSGKKVTITFQNIYPDPATPSYKMLHELVDQYEKENPNIHIELDTLNTDQQKVKLKTQAASKEIPDITIVNPAAQMKPFVDAKLFAPLNDMLDQNGLKDTYQSGLLDYYSFDGNVYALPDGNNIEVVYYNKELFEQAGIKDTPKTFDELLQDVKTLKAKGITPIAIGEKDSWTGSFLFMNILLRTNGGPGFLQDVLDGKKTFEDPAFVEAVDRFQDLVQAGAFPDGATSIDANAGGNIFKSGKAAMWVIGSWETGAIDASSVAGKAGAFQFPSVNGKGDPNEFMLAPGSAFAISANSEHLQETKDFLNFFTLNLPKKQFELKNAVGIGQKVDGDLKGAGYSDLAINISGLFNQVKGGDLAFDNTMNPATAQVHLSSIQNLFVQKVDSAQVAKEHQTAFEANK; from the coding sequence ATGGTCAGCAAAAAAATGAAGGCAACTTCAACAATTGCGTTATCAGCAGCTTTGGTTTTAAGTATGGCAGCGTGTGGAAATTCAAACAACAACGAGAGTAAAGGCGCTACAGAGTCGAAAGGGAATACAGCTACGAAAGCTCCAGATGCCGGAACTACAAAAACCGATAGCGGTAAGAAGGTTACGATTACATTTCAAAATATTTACCCGGATCCAGCTACACCTTCTTATAAGATGCTTCATGAATTAGTTGATCAATATGAAAAAGAGAATCCTAATATTCACATCGAACTGGATACTTTAAATACGGACCAGCAAAAGGTCAAATTGAAAACACAAGCCGCTTCCAAAGAAATTCCTGATATTACGATTGTTAACCCAGCTGCACAAATGAAACCCTTCGTTGATGCTAAGCTGTTCGCTCCTCTAAATGACATGCTGGATCAAAATGGACTGAAAGACACCTATCAATCCGGTCTGCTTGATTACTACAGCTTTGACGGCAATGTGTATGCACTGCCAGATGGTAATAACATCGAGGTAGTCTACTATAATAAAGAACTTTTCGAGCAAGCGGGAATCAAAGACACTCCTAAAACATTTGATGAATTACTCCAAGATGTAAAAACCTTGAAAGCAAAGGGCATTACGCCAATTGCGATCGGTGAAAAAGATTCCTGGACAGGTTCATTCTTGTTCATGAATATCCTGCTTCGCACTAATGGAGGACCTGGTTTCCTTCAAGATGTGCTGGATGGCAAAAAAACATTTGAAGATCCTGCTTTCGTAGAAGCTGTAGACCGGTTCCAAGACCTCGTGCAAGCAGGTGCATTCCCTGATGGAGCAACTTCCATTGATGCTAATGCAGGCGGTAATATCTTCAAATCCGGTAAAGCTGCTATGTGGGTTATCGGTTCATGGGAAACAGGCGCAATCGATGCTTCCTCAGTGGCTGGTAAAGCAGGAGCTTTCCAATTCCCAAGCGTCAATGGTAAAGGGGATCCAAATGAATTCATGCTCGCACCAGGTAGCGCCTTTGCGATTTCTGCGAACAGTGAGCATTTACAAGAAACGAAAGATTTCTTGAATTTCTTCACTCTGAATCTTCCTAAAAAACAATTTGAACTTAAAAATGCTGTAGGAATTGGTCAAAAAGTGGATGGAGACCTGAAAGGTGCAGGATATTCGGATCTGGCGATTAACATTTCAGGATTGTTTAATCAGGTTAAAGGTGGCGACTTGGCCTTTGACAACACCATGAACCCAGCTACTGCACAAGTCCATCTCAGCAGTATCCAAAATCTTTTTGTTCAAAAAGTGGATTCCGCTCAAGTAGCTAAAGAACATCAAACCGCATTTGAAGCTAATAAATAA
- a CDS encoding Ger(x)C family spore germination protein, with amino-acid sequence MFRQRVIHLLLIFVILLTQPGCWSSKEIEDLSVYTGLALDKGEPEALEQEFEEHGGGYQKHNKVTATVQIVPERTIGNSVKDGETSKTHYNNISETGDSLLEVFRQFSIRKNRPIIGHHLKVIVISEELVQQEKIRRLMDFVLRDNDIRPSCLIFLSQGRASDTLMTTEEEIPSFRLAEMVRNNFRTSKVMKGITLSNLDALMYSKQSFVLQNVVAAQGEIEFSGAGIIKGDTGRWIGNLDQHDVESIAWIKGDINGGSIKAYDQSNDSITYEIKSVKSKITLNETDDKKISFHVAIESTGRLIENWDVDEHSSNVVYLKELEKIFEEKLTQHIHALIRKMQSTYKVDVAGFGDWFSIEKPLVWKQMKDHWDEEFTRIPLTFDLKLKITDFGSTSD; translated from the coding sequence ATGTTTAGACAGAGGGTTATACACTTACTATTAATATTCGTGATTCTGCTTACACAGCCTGGTTGTTGGAGCAGTAAAGAGATTGAAGATCTGAGTGTTTATACAGGATTGGCGCTTGACAAGGGGGAACCTGAGGCGCTCGAACAGGAATTCGAGGAACATGGAGGAGGCTACCAAAAGCATAATAAAGTTACGGCAACCGTACAAATTGTGCCTGAAAGAACAATCGGAAACTCCGTTAAAGATGGCGAAACATCCAAAACCCATTATAACAATATTTCAGAAACAGGGGATTCTCTGCTTGAAGTATTTCGTCAGTTCTCTATTCGTAAGAACCGCCCGATTATAGGCCATCATCTCAAGGTTATAGTTATATCAGAGGAGCTAGTACAGCAGGAGAAGATCAGACGGTTAATGGACTTTGTACTGCGAGATAACGATATCCGTCCCAGCTGTCTCATATTTCTTAGCCAAGGGCGTGCGTCCGATACGCTTATGACAACCGAGGAGGAGATTCCTTCCTTTCGACTGGCCGAGATGGTTCGTAACAACTTTAGAACCAGTAAAGTTATGAAGGGGATAACGTTATCGAATCTAGATGCGCTGATGTACTCCAAGCAAAGCTTTGTGTTGCAGAACGTTGTGGCGGCACAAGGGGAGATCGAATTTTCTGGAGCCGGTATTATCAAGGGAGATACAGGTCGTTGGATCGGTAACCTTGACCAGCATGATGTGGAGAGTATTGCCTGGATCAAAGGGGATATAAACGGCGGGAGCATCAAAGCATATGATCAGTCGAATGACTCGATTACTTATGAGATTAAATCCGTTAAGAGCAAGATTACGCTGAATGAGACCGATGATAAGAAAATATCATTTCATGTTGCGATTGAGTCCACTGGACGACTAATTGAGAATTGGGATGTGGATGAGCATTCCTCGAATGTTGTTTACCTCAAAGAGCTAGAAAAGATATTCGAAGAGAAATTAACCCAACATATCCATGCACTTATCCGCAAAATGCAATCTACTTACAAAGTGGATGTAGCAGGATTCGGAGATTGGTTCAGCATTGAAAAACCGCTTGTCTGGAAACAGATGAAGGATCATTGGGACGAGGAATTTACTCGTATTCCATTGACCTTTGATCTTAAGCTTAAGATTACTGATTTTGGTTCAACCTCTGATTGA
- a CDS encoding GerAB/ArcD/ProY family transporter — protein sequence MFKRTDDKITTSQAAIVLTNSMLGAGILTLPRSVVKAVQTPDAWISVALGGVVVFMVIMVMVKLSQQFPGKTVFQYSKKIVGKLPGSVLSSLLILYFIVIAGFEIRVLAEVTLFFLLEGTPIWAIVMPFIWVGTYLVYGGINSIARVFQIVFPISIFILIICFILSTRIFDIHHLRPFMSEGLLPAVRGMKSSILIFTGCEVVMTMTTFMEHPQEAVKGMMVGLCIPLVLYLVTVVMVIGGLSINSVITSTWPTIDLVRSFEISGFFFERFEFPLLVIWLMQMFCNFCSFFFNASLGISQVFNLKIHPVMFALMPVIFICTMIPQRINDVFSLGDSIGYMGVLIFILLPLLLSIVLLIRKKGLKQNV from the coding sequence GTGTTCAAACGGACGGATGACAAGATCACAACCTCACAGGCTGCCATAGTATTGACCAATTCGATGCTGGGTGCCGGAATTCTGACCTTGCCAAGAAGTGTTGTTAAGGCCGTGCAGACACCCGATGCCTGGATTTCTGTGGCGCTGGGTGGTGTCGTCGTGTTTATGGTAATTATGGTTATGGTGAAGCTTAGTCAGCAATTCCCAGGAAAAACTGTTTTTCAGTATTCCAAGAAAATTGTTGGAAAGCTTCCTGGCAGTGTGCTGAGTTCACTGTTAATTCTGTACTTTATAGTCATTGCAGGCTTCGAAATCCGTGTACTGGCGGAAGTAACGCTGTTCTTTCTTTTGGAAGGCACTCCAATCTGGGCGATAGTGATGCCATTCATCTGGGTTGGCACTTATTTAGTGTATGGTGGGATTAATTCTATAGCCCGTGTGTTTCAAATTGTGTTTCCGATCAGTATCTTTATCCTGATCATTTGTTTTATCTTAAGCACCAGAATATTTGATATCCATCATCTGCGTCCTTTTATGAGTGAAGGCCTTCTGCCGGCCGTCCGGGGGATGAAGTCGAGTATTCTGATCTTTACGGGATGTGAGGTTGTGATGACAATGACTACCTTTATGGAGCATCCGCAGGAAGCGGTCAAAGGGATGATGGTCGGTCTCTGCATCCCGCTGGTACTGTATTTGGTTACTGTTGTGATGGTTATTGGAGGTCTGTCCATCAATTCCGTAATCACCAGTACCTGGCCTACGATAGATTTGGTACGGAGTTTTGAAATCTCAGGTTTCTTTTTTGAACGATTTGAATTTCCGTTGCTAGTCATATGGCTGATGCAGATGTTCTGCAATTTTTGCAGTTTTTTCTTTAATGCGTCACTTGGAATCTCACAAGTGTTCAATTTAAAGATCCATCCGGTAATGTTCGCCTTAATGCCCGTAATCTTCATCTGCACGATGATCCCACAACGTATCAATGATGTCTTCAGTCTTGGTGATTCGATAGGCTATATGGGTGTGCTTATTTTTATATTGTTGCCACTATTATTGTCGATTGTATTACTGATCAGGAAGAAAGGACTCAAGCAGAATGTTTAG